A region from the Oncorhynchus masou masou isolate Uvic2021 unplaced genomic scaffold, UVic_Omas_1.1 unplaced_scaffold_5081, whole genome shotgun sequence genome encodes:
- the LOC135535743 gene encoding calphotin-like: protein MDHHLISEVEPGVPVNAPSELRISEVEPGVPVNAPSELRISEVEPGVPVNAPSELRTSEVEPGVPVNAPSELRITEVEPGVPVNAPSERRISEVEPGVPVNVPSELRTSEVEPGVPVNAPSELRISEVEPGVPVNAPSELRTSEVEPGVPVNVPSELRISEVEPGVPVNAPSELRTSEVEPGVPVNVPSELRISEVEPGVPVNAPSELRTSEVEPGVPVNVPSELRTSEVEPGVPVNAPSELRTSEVEPGVPVNVPSELRISEVEPGVPVNAPSELRISEVEPGVPVNAPSELRISEVEPGVPVNVPSELRISEVEPGVPVNVPSELRTSEVEPGVPDNVPSELRTSEVEPGVPDNVPSELRISEVEPGVPVNIPSELRISEVEPGVPVNVPSELRISEVEPGVPVNAPSELRISEVEPGVPVNVPSELRISEVEPGVPVNAPSELRTSELRISEVEPGVPVNAPSELRISEVEPGVPVNIPSELRISEVEPGVPVNVPSELRISEVEPGVPVNAPSELRISEVEPGVPVNVPSELRICEVEPGVPVNAPSELRTSEVEPGVPVNAPSELRISEVEPGVPVNIPSELRISEVEPGVPVNAPSELRISEVEPGVPVNVPSELRISEVEPGVPVNAPSELRTSEVEPGVPVNAPSELRISEVEPGVPINVPSELRISEVEPGVPINVPGVLVKICLCREARD from the exons ATGGATCATCATCTAATATCTGAGGTAGAACCTGGGGTTCCAGTCAATGCTCCCTCTGAGCTGAGGATATCTGAGGTAGAACCTGGGGTTCCAGTCAATGCTCCCTCTGAGCTGAGGATATCTGAGGTAGAACCTGGGGTTCCAGTCAATGCTCCCTCTGAGCTGAGGACATCTGAGGTAGAACCTGGGGTTCCAGTCAATGCTCCCTCTGAGCTGAGGATAACTGAGGTAGAACCTGGGGTTCCAGTCAATGCTCCCTCTGAGCGGAGGATATCTGAGGTAGAACCTGGGGTTCCAGTCAACGTTCCCTCTGAGCTGAGGACATCTGAGGTAGAACCTGGGGTTCCAGTCAATGCTCCCTCTGAGCTGAGGATATCTGAGGTAGAACCTGGGGTTCCAGTCAATGCTCCCTCTGAGCTGAGGACATCTGAGGTAGAACCTGGGGTTCCAGTCAACGTTCCCTCTGAGCTGAGGATATCTGAGGTAGAACCTGGGGTTCCAGTCAATGCTCCCTCTGAGCTGAGGACATCTGAGGTAGAACCTGGGGTTCCAGTCAACGTTCCCTCTGAGCTGAGGATATCTGAGGTAGAACCTGGGGTTCCAGTCAATGCTCCCTCTGAGCTGAGGACATCTGAGGTAGAACCTGGGGTTCCAGTCAACGTTCCCTCTGAGCTGAGGACATCTGAGGTAGAACCTGGGGTTCCAGTCAATGCTCCCTCTGAGCTGAGGACATCTGAGGTAGAACCTGGGGTTCCAGTCAACGTTCCCTCTGAGCTGAGGATATCTGAGGTAGAACCTGGGGTTCCAGTCAATGCTCCCTCTGAGCTGAGGATATCTGAGGTAGAACCTGGGGTTCCAGTCAATGCTCCCTCTGAGCTGAGGATATCTGAGGTAGAACCTGGGGTTCCAGTCAATGTTCCCTCTGAGCTGAGGATATCTGAGGTAGAACCTGGGGTTCCAGTCAACGTTCCCTCTGAGCTGAGGACATCTGAGGTAGAACCTGGGGTTCCAGACAATGTTCCCTCTGAGCTGAGGACATCTGAGGTAGAACCTGGGGTTCCAGACAATGTTCCCTCTGAGCTGAGGATATCTGAAGTAGAACCTGGGGTTCCAGTCAACATTCCCTCTGAGCTGAGGATATCTGAGGTAGAACCTGGGGTTCCAGTCAATGTTCCCTCTGAGCTGAGGATATCTGAGGTAGAACCTGGGGTTCCAGTCAACGCTCCCTCTGAGCTGAGGATATCTGAGGTAGAACCTGGGGTTCCAGTCAATGTTCCCTCTGAGCTGAGGATATCTGAGGTAGAACCTGGGGTTCCAGTCAATGCTCCCTCTGAGCTGAGGACATCTGAG CTGAGGATATCTGAGGTAGAACCTGGGGTTCCAGTCAATGCTCCCTCTGAGCTGAGGATATCTGAAGTAGAACCTGGGGTTCCAGTCAACATTCCCTCTGAGCTGAGGATATCTGAGGTAGAACCTGGGGTTCCAGTCAATGTTCCCTCTGAGCTGAGGATATCTGAGGTAGAACCTGGGGTTCCAGTCAACGCTCCCTCTGAGCTGAGGATATCTGAGGTAGAACCTGGGGTTCCAGTCAATGTTCCCTCTGAGCTGAGGATATGTGAGGTAGAACCTGGGGTTCCAGTCAATGCTCCCTCTGAGCTGAGGACATCTGAGGTAGAACCTGGGGTTCCAGTCAATGCTCCCTCTGAGCTGAGGATATCTGAAGTAGAACCTGGGGTTCCAGTCAACATTCCCTCTGAGCTGAGGATATCTGAGGTAGAACCTGGGGTTCCAGTCAATGCTCCCTCTGAGCTGAGGATATCTGAGGTAGAACCTGGGGTTCCAGTCAATGTTCCCTCTGAGCTGAGGATATCTGAGGTAGAACCTGGGGTTCCAGTCAATGCTCCCTCTGAGCTGAGGACATCTGAGGTAGAACCTGGGGTTCCAGTCAATGCTCCCTCTGAGCTGAGGATATCTGAGGTAGAACCTGGGGTCCCGATTAATGTTCCCTCTGAGCTGAGGATATCTGAGGTAGAACCTGGGGTCCCGATTAATGTTCCTGGGGTTCTGGTCAAAATCTGCCTCTGCAGAGAAGcgcgagattga